Proteins from a genomic interval of Crassostrea angulata isolate pt1a10 chromosome 7, ASM2561291v2, whole genome shotgun sequence:
- the LOC128191642 gene encoding WW domain-containing adapter protein with coiled-coil-like, which produces MVMHARKQPRLDDGYLDKRDSHLYQSNKYPSKTYSDRYSKREDGRSRGDSPASRNSPRYLHKKPYNEKDKGRMERGAYSSPDKKVNHASTASSSQGGGSQNGSSYDKVKANHRDHKQEVQKPALRTCGEWSEHVSSSGKQYYYNTRTGLSQWEKPDDWNDSKVSRSDSRNRAHNDRDSMARTKYSGDRGSSGGGDRGGSGGGDRSAKRQGNLEFNPSLHNEKPDKHYLIQKFQDSQRQAQIESRTPTVGGKSKDRYFKESGTVIDHSGSNNTNRIRRDSDHRTPHRRHGAQVDDMDISPDTSPSSRPSSCAGTPQMGPASTPNTAGGHPSSTPSSSAPFIANIPQLINQISGGQNNQELTNKALQTLQKLQEVISRQIAQQTTRASTSHAQHSSLSTSTAVAAHPALTRSSQHPSDYNSVTPHTHSQTPQVSSPHVPANHVNHIPSPAYTSGGGVYGKLGQSQQQQQHLGHQSPYHQLHVDTSNGPYVLGSTAGQSPRSDHGQKSSCASPSSTTSSQDLPVGVGDISVTGLNQTNSPNVSSSLSQYYNEKLISHVTGWHGDQAERQARRYWEEGISVGSFHCGQVGVELKRSRSLVRLAEIQSTLHEQRILFLSTQVHELESMKAPSFSSH; this is translated from the exons TCGAACAAGTACCCATCAAAGACCTACAGTGATCGTTACTCCAAGAGGGAAGATGGACGCTCCCGGGGTGACAGTCCTGCAAGCCGTAATAGTCCCAGATATCTCCACAAAAAACCTTATAATGAGAAAGATAAGGGCAGAATGGAAAGAG GAGCTTACAGTTCTCCAGACAAGAAGGTTAACCACGCCTCTACAGCCTCATCATCTCAGGGGGGAGGTAGTCAGAATGGCAGCAGTTATGACAAGGTCAAGGCCAACCACAGGGACCACAAACAAGAG GTTCAGAAGCCAGCTTTGCGGACTTGTGGGGAGTGGTCCGAGCATGTCAGCTCCTCTGGTAAACAGTATTACTACAACACCCGGACAGGTCTGTCACAATGGGAGAAACCCGACGACTGGAACGACTC AAAAGTTTCCAGAAGTGACAGCAGAAATAGAGCCCACAATGACAGAG ATTCTATGGCAAGAACCAAGTACAGTGGTGATCGGGGAAGTTCTGGGGGAGGAGATCGGGGAGGTTCTGGTGGAGGAGACCGTTCAGCCAAACGACAGGGCAATCTGGAGTTCAATCCAAGCTTACACAATGAGAAGCCAGACAAACATTATCTCATTCAAAAGTTCCAAGACAGTCAGCGGCAGGCCCAGATTGAAAGCCGTACCCCCACCGTCGGCGGAAAATCAAAGGACCGCTACTTCAAGGAGTCCGGCACGGTTATTGATCACAGTGGTAGTAACAATACGAACCGAATCCGACGCGATAGTGATCACAGGACTCCACACCGTAGACATG GAGCTCAGGTAGATGACATGGACATCTCACCTGACACTTCCCCCAGTTCTAGGCCCTCCAGCTGTGCTGGGACCCCCCAGATGGGGCCGGCCTCCACCCCCAATACAGCAGGGGGACACCCCAGTTCTACCCCCTCATCCAGTGCCCCCTTCATAGCCAACATACCCCAGCTCATCAATCAGATCAGCGGGGGACAGAACAATCAAGAACTCACCAACAAAG CTTTACAGACTCTGCAGAAGCTTCAGGAAGTAATCAGTCGGCAGATTGCCCAACAAACGA CCCGGGCGAGTACATCTCACGCCCAGCATAGTTCTCTGTCCACGAGCACAGCAGTGGCTGCCCACCCAGCCCTGACCCGGTCATCTCAGCACCCCTCAGACTACAACAGTGTCACCCCTCACACCCACTCCCAAACTCCCCAAGTCTCCAGCCCTCATGTACCTGCCAATCATGTCAACCACATCCCCTCCCCTGCCTACACGTCGGGGGGTGGGGTGTACGGTAAACTGGGTCAGAGTCAGCAGCAGCAGCAACACCTGGGTCACCAATCCCCCTACCACCAGCTGCATGTGGACACCAGTAACGGTCCATACGTCCTTGGCTCCACGGCGGGACAAAGCCCAAGGTCGGACCACGGCCAAAAATCTTCTTG TGCTAGTCCTTCAAGTACTACCAGTTCACAAGATCTTCCAGTGGGTGTGGGTGACATATCTGTGACTGGCCTCAATCAGACAAACTCTCCCAACGTGTCGTCGTCACTGAGTCAGTACTATAACGAAAAGTTGATAAGTCACGTCACTGGCTGGCACGGGGACCAAGCTGAAAGACAG GCTCGGCGTTACTGGGAAGAAGGCATTAGTGTGGGCAGCTTTCACTGTGGCCAGGTGGGAGTGGAACTAaagaggtcaaggtcattagTGAGGCTGGCAGAGATCCAGTCCACTCTCCATGAACAAAG aattttatttttatcaacacaAGTGCATGAACTGGAAAGCATGAAAGCGCCTAGTTTCTCATCTCATTAA